CGTGGTGCGCCACCTGCGACGGCTTCTTCTTCCGTGAGAAGACGATCGCCGTGGTCGGCGGCGGCGACTCGGCCATGGAAGAGGCGACCTTCCTCACCCGCTTCGCCTCGAAGGTGTACGTGATCCACCGCAAGGACTCACTGCGCGCCTCGAAGATCATGCAGGAGCGGGCGTTCGCGAACGAGAAGATCGAGTTCGTGTGGAACAGCGAGGTCGAAGAGATCCTCGGCGAGTTCGAGACCACCGGCGTGCGCCTGCGCTCGGTCGTCGACGACTCGACCCGTGAACTCGACGTGCAGGGCGTGTTCGTCGCGATCGGCAACGACCCGCGCACGCACCTCGTGCACGACAAACTCGACCTGACCCCCGAGGGCACGATCTGGGTCGACGGCCGCTCGTCGCGCACCTCGGTGCCCGGCATCTTCGCCGCCGGTGACGTGATCGACCCCACCTACCGTCAGGCCGCCACCGCCGCCGGATCCGGTGTCGTCGCCGCTCTCGACGTGGAGCACTTCCTGGCATCACTCGAAGACGCCTCCGTCGAGGTGCCGGCCGCTGAGGCCGCCGAGATCATCGTCGGCTGACCGCCGGGAACAGTTTGCCCGTGCCCGGTGTTTCACCGGGTGACACCGAGCCGCACTTACTGATTGAGAGAGAGATTCCATGACTGCCAAGGCAACCACCGAGGCGACCTGGGAGCAGGACGTGCTCCAGGCCGACGGCCCCGTCCTCGTCGACTTCTGGGCCGCGTGGTGCGGACCGTGTCGCATGGTCGCGCCGGTTCTCGATGAGATCCAGTCCGAGCACCCCGACAAGATCACGATCCTCAAGCTGAACGTCGACGAGAACCCCAACCTCGCGATGAAGTACCAGATCACCTCGATCCCCGCGATGAAGGTGTTCCAGGGCGGCGAGGTCAAGACGACGATCATCGGTGCAAAGCCGAAGTTCGCTCTCGAGCAGGATCTCGCCGCGTTCATCGGCTGATTCCCGTGCTTCCCGAAGCCCGTCGCCTCTCAGGCGGCGGGCTTCGTCGTTTTTCGGTGGGTCTTGGTGGCGGTCTGGCGGTTGCTGGGTCCCTGAGCCTGTCGAAGGGTCGTACTTGTTCAAGGGTGTCTACTTGGCTGGGTCCCTGAGGCTCTCGAAGGGCTCCAGCAGCACACAGGTGTCTCGCTCGTAGAAGAGCGTCAGCCCCCGGTCAGGACGCGTCAGCGATGGTGGGATCCCACCTGCGATGCCGCTTCTCCCCCAGCATCCCCCACACGGTCGTCGTGAGTTCCGGGTACTCGATCGCGATCTGACGCAGCACGCGATAGTGCCGTGCCGCGTTCGGCCGAACACTGTCGTTCGCGAGGATGTTCTCGGCCCGAAGCAGGTACACCACCAGCTCGTCGACGCTCGGCAGCTCCTCCATGAAGTCCCACGGGTCCTCGCCGGCGTGCAGCCGTTCCTGCACCAGCACCGCCAGTTCATCGGCGGCTTCGGCGCGCAGCACCTCCAGGCTGGCTCGGCGCGGAACGGATTCGGTCATCCCTCCAGCCTACGTCCCCGGACCCGTGTGAACGGTCGGAGTTCAGCGCGATCCGTAGGCTTCCTCACCGAGTTCGGCAAGAATCCGGTTGAGATCTTGGATCGAGGCGAACTCGATCTTGACCTGGCCTTTTCGAGCACCGAGTGAGATCTGCACGCGCGTGTTGAGCCGGTCACCGAGCTTGCCCGAAACCTCGTCGAGGTAGGCGCGACGAGCACCGGGCTGCGGCTTCGCAGTCTTACCGGAGGTGACCGGCATCATCTTCGCGGCGGCCTCAGTGGCTCGCACCGAGAGGTCCTCATTCACGACCTTGTCGGCGAGCTGCTGCATCCGCTCCGCGTCCTCGACCGAGAGGATCGCACGGGCGTGACCGGCGGTGAGGACACCTGCCGCGACGCGCTGCTGCACGGGAACCGGCAGCCGCAGAAGGCGGATCGTGTTGCTGATCTGCGGACGCGAGCGACCGATCCGTGTGGCGAGTTCCTCCTGCGTGATGCCGAAGTCCTCGAGCAGCTGCTGGTAGGCCGATGCCTCTTCGAGCGGATTCAGCTCGGAACGGTGCAGGTTCTCCAGAAGCGCGTCGCGCAGCAAGTCCTCATCAGCCGTGTCGCGGACAATCGCCGGGATCTCTGTGAGACCGGCCTCACGTGCCGCCCGGGTACGCCGCTCCCCCATGATGAGCTCGTAGTCGCCGTCGGCGTTCTTGCGGACGACGACGGGCTGCAGCACGCCGAACTCACGGACGCTGTGCACGAGTTCGGCGAGGTGATCCTCGTCGAAGTGGGTGCGCGGCTGACGGGGATTCGGGACGATCTGTTTCGGGTCGAGCTGAATGAGGTGGATGCCGGGCACTTCGGTGAGCTCCACAGCATCCTGCGCGTCACCCGTCTCGGGGGCGGCGGGGGTCACATCGGTCGTCTTGACCTTCGTGGCTCCGGGGAAGAACACGTCGACCGGACGCTCCGACTGATCCGTCGTCGGGATGAGTGCGCCGATTCCA
This is a stretch of genomic DNA from Microbacterium sp. YJN-G. It encodes these proteins:
- the trxA gene encoding thioredoxin, giving the protein MTAKATTEATWEQDVLQADGPVLVDFWAAWCGPCRMVAPVLDEIQSEHPDKITILKLNVDENPNLAMKYQITSIPAMKVFQGGEVKTTIIGAKPKFALEQDLAAFIG
- a CDS encoding tryptophan synthase subunit alpha, coding for MTESVPRRASLEVLRAEAADELAVLVQERLHAGEDPWDFMEELPSVDELVVYLLRAENILANDSVRPNAARHYRVLRQIAIEYPELTTTVWGMLGEKRHRRWDPTIADAS
- a CDS encoding ParB/RepB/Spo0J family partition protein; protein product: MAKRTGLGRGIGALIPTTDQSERPVDVFFPGATKVKTTDVTPAAPETGDAQDAVELTEVPGIHLIQLDPKQIVPNPRQPRTHFDEDHLAELVHSVREFGVLQPVVVRKNADGDYELIMGERRTRAAREAGLTEIPAIVRDTADEDLLRDALLENLHRSELNPLEEASAYQQLLEDFGITQEELATRIGRSRPQISNTIRLLRLPVPVQQRVAAGVLTAGHARAILSVEDAERMQQLADKVVNEDLSVRATEAAAKMMPVTSGKTAKPQPGARRAYLDEVSGKLGDRLNTRVQISLGARKGQVKIEFASIQDLNRILAELGEEAYGSR
- the trxB gene encoding thioredoxin-disulfide reductase; protein product: MRQVIIIGSGPAGFSAAIYAARANLNPLLVASSVEVGGELTKTTDVENFPGFPEGIQGPDLMVKMQEQAEKFGTEVLYDDVVELDVDGPVKKVTLGTGAVHEAHTIIYATGSAYRKLGIEGEERLSGHGVSWCATCDGFFFREKTIAVVGGGDSAMEEATFLTRFASKVYVIHRKDSLRASKIMQERAFANEKIEFVWNSEVEEILGEFETTGVRLRSVVDDSTRELDVQGVFVAIGNDPRTHLVHDKLDLTPEGTIWVDGRSSRTSVPGIFAAGDVIDPTYRQAATAAGSGVVAALDVEHFLASLEDASVEVPAAEAAEIIVG